The Pantoea sp. At-9b genome includes a window with the following:
- the lptF gene encoding LPS export ABC transporter permease LptF, whose amino-acid sequence MIIIRYLVRETLKSQLAILFILLLIFFCQKLVRILGAAVDGEIPTNLVLTLLGLGVPEMAQLILPLSLFLAILMTLGRLYTESEITVMHACGLGKSVLVKSAMILMLLTSIVAAINVIWLGPWSSRYQDEVTQNAKANPGAAALAAGQFQTSSDGNAVLFVEDVRGNTFGNVFLAQLRPKGNARPSVVLADSGHMEQRPDGSQIVTLDKGTRFEGTAMLRDFRITDFVDYKALIGYKQAVLDPNDAEQADMRSLWQSNDPTFTAELNWRLTLVFSVLIMALMVVPLSVVNPRQGRVLSMLPAMLLYLIFFLLQSSLKSNSAKGKFDPTLWMWVVNFAYLALAVGLNLWDTVPMRRIRARFSRGGSV is encoded by the coding sequence GTGATCATCATTAGATATCTGGTTCGGGAAACGCTCAAAAGCCAGCTGGCTATCCTGTTCATCCTGCTACTGATCTTCTTTTGTCAGAAGTTAGTGAGGATCCTGGGTGCTGCGGTGGATGGCGAGATACCGACAAACCTGGTTCTGACATTGTTAGGACTTGGCGTGCCTGAAATGGCACAACTTATCCTGCCCCTAAGCCTGTTTCTGGCGATTTTAATGACCCTTGGGCGGCTGTACACCGAAAGTGAAATCACGGTGATGCATGCCTGTGGCCTGGGGAAAAGCGTATTGGTCAAATCCGCGATGATCCTGATGCTGCTCACCTCGATTGTGGCGGCGATCAACGTGATCTGGCTGGGTCCCTGGTCCTCACGTTATCAGGATGAAGTGACGCAAAATGCCAAAGCTAACCCTGGCGCGGCGGCGCTGGCGGCGGGGCAGTTCCAGACCTCCAGCGATGGCAACGCGGTATTGTTCGTTGAGGACGTGCGGGGTAACACCTTCGGCAACGTCTTCCTCGCGCAGCTGCGTCCTAAGGGGAATGCGCGCCCATCCGTGGTGTTAGCGGACAGCGGGCATATGGAGCAACGCCCGGACGGCTCACAAATCGTGACGCTGGATAAAGGCACGCGCTTTGAAGGTACGGCGATGCTGCGTGATTTCCGTATCACCGACTTTGTGGATTACAAGGCGTTGATTGGCTACAAGCAGGCGGTGTTGGACCCTAACGATGCTGAGCAGGCGGATATGCGCTCGCTGTGGCAAAGCAACGATCCTACCTTCACTGCCGAGCTGAACTGGCGTCTGACGCTGGTGTTCTCGGTGTTGATTATGGCGCTGATGGTGGTGCCGCTCAGCGTGGTGAACCCGCGCCAGGGCCGCGTCCTGTCGATGCTACCGGCGATGTTGCTGTACCTGATTTTCTTCCTGCTGCAAAGTTCGCTGAAATCGAACTCGGCGAAGGGGAAATTCGATCCCACCCTCTGGATGTGGGTAGTTAACTTCGCGTATCTGGCGCTGGCCGTCGGCCTGAACCTGTGGGATACGGTGCCAATGCGCCGCATCCGCGCCCGTTTTAGCCGTGGAGGGTCAGTGTGA
- the lptG gene encoding LPS export ABC transporter permease LptG codes for MFKVLDRYIGKTIFNTIMMTLFMLVSLSGIIKFVDQLRKTGQGAYTALDAGYYTLLSVPKDIEIFFPMAALLGALLGLGNLAQRSELVVMQASGFTRMQVALAVMKTAIPLVLLTMAIGEFVAPQGEQMARNYRAQQLYGGALVSTQNGLWAKDGNSFIYIERIKGDNQIDGVSIYNFSEQRRLLSVRYAATATWDNAKKLWVLSQVDESDLKDAKQITGSQSLSGEWKTNLTPDKLGVVALDPDALSIRGLYNYSKYLKQSGQEAGRYQLNMWSKIFQPLSVAVMMLMALSFIFGPLRSVSMGVRVVTGISFGFLFYVLDQIFGPLSLVYGIPPILGAVLPSAAFFAISLFLMLKRR; via the coding sequence ATGTTTAAGGTACTTGACCGTTATATCGGCAAAACCATCTTCAACACCATCATGATGACGTTGTTCATGTTGGTGTCGCTGTCGGGCATTATCAAGTTTGTTGATCAGCTGCGTAAAACCGGGCAGGGCGCATATACCGCACTGGATGCGGGTTACTACACCCTGCTCAGCGTGCCGAAGGACATCGAGATCTTCTTCCCGATGGCGGCGCTGTTAGGGGCGTTGTTGGGCCTCGGTAACCTCGCTCAACGCAGCGAGCTGGTGGTGATGCAGGCATCCGGCTTTACCCGTATGCAGGTGGCACTGGCGGTGATGAAAACCGCCATTCCGTTGGTGCTGCTGACCATGGCGATTGGTGAATTTGTTGCACCGCAGGGTGAGCAGATGGCGCGTAACTACCGTGCGCAGCAGCTGTATGGCGGCGCACTGGTGTCAACGCAGAATGGTTTGTGGGCGAAAGATGGCAACAGCTTCATCTATATCGAACGCATCAAGGGCGATAACCAGATAGATGGCGTCAGCATCTACAACTTCAGCGAGCAGCGTCGTCTGTTGAGCGTCCGTTATGCGGCGACGGCCACCTGGGATAATGCGAAGAAACTGTGGGTTCTGTCTCAGGTGGATGAGTCGGATCTGAAAGATGCGAAGCAGATTACCGGTTCACAAAGCCTGAGCGGGGAATGGAAGACCAACCTGACGCCAGACAAGTTGGGTGTCGTGGCGCTGGACCCGGATGCGTTGTCGATCCGTGGCCTTTATAACTACAGCAAATACCTCAAGCAGAGTGGACAAGAAGCGGGACGTTATCAGCTCAACATGTGGAGCAAAATCTTCCAGCCACTCTCGGTGGCGGTAATGATGCTGATGGCGCTGTCGTTTATCTTTGGTCCGCTGCGTAGCGTGTCGATGGGGGTACGTGTCGTCACCGGTATCAGCTTCGGCTTCCTGTTCTACGTGCTGGATCAGATTTTTGGTCCACTCAGCCTGGTGTACGGCATTCCACCGATTCTTGGTGCGGTGCTGCCCAGCGCGGCATTCTTCGCTATCAGCCTGTTTTTGATGTTAAAACGACGCTGA
- a CDS encoding DUF445 domain-containing protein: protein MDKHQQLKRSKRLALSLLLIAAAIFVITLFLPPNFWVSGVKAIAEAAMVGALADWFAVVALFRRVPVPFISRHTAIIPRNKDRIGENLGRFVQEKFLDTDSLLALIRRHDPSQMLAQWLNAPGNADRIGRHLLQVMRGFLDLTDDARIQQFLRRAVHRALDKVDLTQSGALLLESLTKNNRHQELLDAAVQQLLRILHKPSTREFIAMQIVRWLKREHPIKAKVLPTEWLGEHSADLVANAVDAILDDVALDQGHEFRLGFNRAVERLIVKLKNDPEMAERAEVIKSWLKEDESLNRYIGELWQDLRSWLKEDLRSDNSRVQERVRLAALWLGETLAADPALRTSMNQHLEDAARSVAPEFAQFLTRHISDTVKSWDAHEMSQQIELNIGRDLQFIRINGTLVGGSIGLVLYLLSQLPALIGHLNVIP, encoded by the coding sequence ATGGATAAACATCAACAACTGAAACGGAGCAAACGTCTGGCATTATCGCTGCTGCTGATTGCCGCCGCGATTTTTGTCATCACGCTGTTTCTGCCGCCCAATTTCTGGGTCAGTGGGGTAAAAGCGATTGCCGAAGCGGCGATGGTCGGCGCGCTGGCCGATTGGTTCGCCGTGGTGGCGTTGTTTCGGCGCGTGCCCGTGCCGTTTATTTCACGCCATACCGCGATTATCCCGCGTAATAAGGATCGTATCGGCGAAAACCTCGGTCGTTTTGTGCAGGAAAAATTCCTCGATACCGATTCGCTGCTGGCCCTGATCCGCCGTCACGATCCCTCACAAATGCTGGCACAGTGGCTGAATGCGCCCGGCAATGCCGATCGTATTGGCCGCCATTTGTTGCAGGTGATGCGCGGCTTTCTCGATCTCACCGACGATGCCCGCATTCAGCAGTTTCTGCGCCGGGCCGTGCACCGCGCGCTCGACAAGGTCGATCTCACTCAATCCGGCGCGTTGCTGCTGGAAAGCCTGACCAAAAACAACCGCCATCAGGAACTGCTGGATGCGGCGGTGCAGCAACTGTTGCGCATCCTGCACAAGCCCAGCACGCGGGAGTTTATCGCCATGCAGATTGTGCGCTGGCTGAAACGCGAACATCCGATCAAGGCCAAGGTGTTACCCACCGAGTGGCTGGGCGAGCACAGTGCCGATCTGGTGGCTAACGCCGTGGATGCGATTTTGGACGATGTGGCCCTCGATCAGGGACACGAGTTTCGCCTCGGCTTTAACCGTGCGGTGGAGCGTCTGATTGTGAAGCTGAAGAACGACCCGGAGATGGCGGAACGCGCCGAAGTGATCAAAAGTTGGCTGAAGGAAGATGAGTCGCTGAATCGCTATATTGGCGAGCTGTGGCAGGATTTGCGCAGCTGGTTGAAAGAGGATTTGCGCAGCGACAACTCACGCGTGCAGGAGCGCGTGCGGCTGGCCGCGCTGTGGCTGGGTGAAACCCTCGCCGCCGACCCGGCGTTGCGGACCTCAATGAATCAACACCTGGAAGATGCCGCGCGCAGTGTCGCCCCGGAGTTTGCACAGTTTTTGACGCGTCATATCAGTGACACCGTGAAAAGCTGGGATGCGCATGAAATGTCGCAGCAGATTGAGCTGAATATTGGCCGTGATTTACAGTTTATTCGTATCAACGGCACGCTGGTGGGCGGTTCGATTGGTCTGGTGTTGTATTTGTTGTCGCAGTTGCCCGCATTGATCGGGCATTTGAATGTTATCCCGTAG
- a CDS encoding helicase HerA-like C-terminal domain-containing protein, whose protein sequence is MTTPLLIAQTPEVKLQLLSNMANRHGLITGATGTGKTVTLQKLAESFSSLGVPVFMADVKGDLTGIAAAGDGSEKLLARLAKIGVTDWQPQSNPVMLWDIFGEQGHPVRATVSDVGPLLLARLLNLNEIQSGVLQIIFRIADDQGLLLLDFKDLRAMTQYIGDHAKEFQTQYGNINSASVGAIQRGLLTLEQQGAEHFFGEPMLDIRDWMRCDDQGKGFINILSAEKLYQLPKLYATSLLWLLAELYEQLPEAGDLDKPKMVFFFDEAHLLFNDAPAVLLEKVEQVIRLIRSKGVGVYFVTQNPADIPDSVLGQLGNRVQHALRAFTPKDQKAVKTAADTMRANPAFNTVEAIQALGTGEALISFLDEKGSPSMVERAMVIAPGSRMGPVSGDERNGLINHSPLYGKYDNEIDRESAFEMLQKGVQVATDQANSPAAKGNNVAVDDGILGGLKDILFGSTGPRGGKRDGVVQTMAKSAARQVTNQIIRGVLGSLMGGRRR, encoded by the coding sequence ATGACCACCCCGTTGTTGATTGCCCAAACTCCAGAAGTAAAACTTCAGCTGCTGTCAAACATGGCGAACCGCCATGGCCTGATTACCGGCGCAACCGGCACCGGTAAAACCGTCACGTTGCAAAAACTGGCGGAATCCTTCTCCTCCCTTGGCGTGCCGGTGTTTATGGCCGATGTGAAAGGCGACCTGACGGGCATCGCCGCTGCGGGTGACGGCTCGGAGAAACTGCTGGCTCGGTTGGCAAAGATTGGCGTGACCGACTGGCAGCCACAATCCAATCCGGTGATGTTATGGGATATCTTTGGCGAGCAAGGCCATCCGGTGCGCGCCACCGTCTCCGATGTTGGCCCGCTGCTGCTGGCGCGCCTGCTCAACCTGAATGAGATCCAGAGCGGCGTGCTGCAAATCATCTTCCGCATTGCCGACGATCAAGGCCTGTTGCTGCTGGATTTCAAAGATCTGCGCGCCATGACGCAATATATCGGCGACCACGCCAAAGAATTCCAGACGCAATACGGCAACATCAATAGCGCCTCGGTCGGGGCCATTCAGCGTGGCCTGCTGACGCTGGAGCAGCAGGGTGCGGAGCATTTCTTTGGTGAGCCGATGCTGGATATTCGCGACTGGATGCGCTGCGACGATCAGGGCAAAGGTTTTATCAACATCCTCTCCGCCGAGAAGCTCTATCAGCTACCAAAACTTTACGCCACCAGCCTGCTGTGGCTGTTGGCAGAACTGTATGAGCAATTGCCCGAAGCGGGCGATCTCGATAAGCCCAAAATGGTGTTCTTCTTTGATGAAGCCCATCTGCTGTTTAACGACGCCCCTGCGGTGCTGCTGGAAAAGGTTGAGCAGGTGATTCGCCTGATTCGCTCGAAAGGCGTTGGCGTGTATTTTGTCACCCAAAATCCCGCCGATATCCCCGACAGCGTGTTGGGCCAGCTCGGCAACCGGGTGCAGCACGCGTTGCGCGCGTTTACCCCCAAAGATCAGAAAGCGGTGAAAACGGCGGCCGACACCATGCGCGCCAATCCGGCGTTTAATACCGTCGAGGCCATTCAGGCACTGGGCACCGGCGAAGCGTTGATCTCCTTCCTTGATGAAAAAGGCAGCCCGTCGATGGTGGAACGAGCCATGGTGATTGCGCCGGGTTCCCGCATGGGACCGGTCAGCGGTGATGAACGTAATGGCCTGATTAACCATTCGCCGTTGTACGGAAAATACGATAACGAGATTGACCGTGAATCCGCCTTTGAGATGCTGCAAAAAGGGGTACAGGTTGCGACCGACCAGGCCAATTCTCCCGCCGCAAAAGGCAACAATGTGGCGGTGGATGATGGCATTCTCGGCGGTCTGAAAGATATTCTGTTTGGCAGTACCGGCCCGCGCGGTGGCAAGCGTGATGGTGTGGTACAGACGATGGCGAAAAGTGCCGCACGACAGGTCACCAATCAAATCATTCGCGGCGTGCTGGGCAGCCTGATGGGAGGGCGTCGTCGTTAA
- a CDS encoding ABC transporter substrate-binding protein, which yields MRSLVLLLALISCAFASQAATPKDTLVVAVPLDGIISFDPAESFETVSNSVQRNLYQTLVEADRDTPQKLAPLLATSWQPGSTAHSLVFTLKSGAHFASGNPVTPQDVVFSLTRAVQLNKAPSFILAEFGWTTDNIASQFKVLNDHQVEIQWPAAIGQDLALRLLTAPVASIVDSKTVQQHATHQDLGNGWLHTHSAGSAAFVIQQYVPQQALVLTANPQAQPQPHLQRILLKGVADAGARRLLIQQGDVDVAYQLGPDQIDALKSDKNLRIDAFPSSLVYYLGFNTQNKAQPALGNPAFWQAARWLVDYHAIADQLLKGQYAIHQSFLPQGFDGALENQPFHYDVAKAKQILRQAGIQPGTRFSLTVINQPPYIDVAQALQASFAKADIQIELQPVAESELWSKMRGRDFQSIFIYWGADYVDPNTNASAFVYNVPGGSKTLAWRVGWEIPDLSAKTRAAAGESDAAKRRQLYTALQQSVQQNSPFVITLQGAQQVAVRNNIDHVQQGIGVSLLYFDTVQKK from the coding sequence ATGCGATCATTAGTTTTGTTGCTGGCGCTAATCAGTTGCGCCTTTGCGTCACAGGCGGCGACGCCAAAAGACACGTTAGTGGTTGCCGTGCCACTCGACGGCATCATCAGCTTTGACCCGGCAGAAAGTTTTGAGACCGTCAGCAACAGCGTGCAACGCAATCTGTACCAAACGCTGGTGGAAGCCGACCGTGACACGCCGCAAAAGCTTGCGCCACTGCTGGCAACGTCATGGCAACCGGGCAGCACAGCGCACAGCCTGGTCTTCACCCTGAAATCCGGCGCGCATTTTGCCAGCGGTAATCCGGTGACGCCGCAGGATGTGGTGTTCTCATTAACCCGCGCAGTACAACTCAACAAGGCTCCGTCGTTTATCCTCGCGGAGTTTGGCTGGACAACAGACAATATCGCCAGTCAATTTAAGGTGTTGAATGATCACCAGGTGGAAATTCAGTGGCCTGCGGCGATTGGTCAGGATCTGGCGCTGCGTCTGCTGACCGCGCCGGTGGCTTCAATTGTCGATAGCAAAACAGTGCAGCAGCACGCCACCCATCAGGATCTGGGCAACGGCTGGTTGCATACCCATTCCGCCGGCAGCGCGGCTTTTGTGATTCAACAATATGTCCCTCAGCAGGCATTGGTGTTGACCGCCAACCCCCAGGCACAACCTCAGCCGCATCTGCAACGCATTCTGCTGAAAGGGGTGGCCGATGCTGGCGCACGCCGCCTGTTGATTCAACAGGGTGATGTCGATGTTGCCTACCAGCTGGGGCCGGACCAGATCGACGCCCTGAAAAGCGATAAAAATCTGCGCATCGATGCCTTTCCCTCCAGCCTGGTGTATTACCTCGGCTTCAATACGCAGAATAAAGCACAACCGGCGCTCGGCAACCCGGCCTTCTGGCAGGCTGCCCGCTGGCTGGTGGATTATCACGCCATCGCTGATCAACTGTTAAAAGGCCAATACGCAATCCATCAAAGTTTCCTGCCGCAGGGCTTTGACGGCGCGCTGGAAAACCAGCCGTTCCACTACGATGTGGCGAAAGCCAAACAGATCCTGCGCCAGGCCGGTATCCAGCCCGGCACCCGATTCTCACTGACGGTGATCAACCAGCCGCCGTATATCGATGTAGCCCAGGCGCTACAGGCCAGTTTTGCCAAAGCAGATATTCAGATTGAGCTGCAACCGGTGGCGGAGTCAGAGCTGTGGAGCAAAATGCGCGGGCGCGATTTCCAGTCGATCTTTATTTACTGGGGTGCTGACTATGTCGATCCCAATACCAACGCCAGTGCCTTTGTGTATAACGTGCCAGGCGGCTCGAAAACCCTCGCATGGCGCGTGGGCTGGGAGATTCCGGACCTGAGCGCCAAAACCCGCGCGGCTGCGGGTGAAAGCGATGCGGCCAAACGTCGCCAGCTCTATACCGCATTGCAGCAGTCGGTGCAGCAGAACTCACCGTTTGTCATCACCCTCCAGGGCGCGCAGCAGGTGGCGGTCCGTAACAATATCGATCATGTGCAACAGGGGATTGGTGTGAGCCTGTTATATTTCGATACGGTGCAAAAGAAATAA
- a CDS encoding gluconate 2-dehydrogenase subunit 3 family protein has protein sequence MLLQKPTTRRKFLLGSLLALPLSDLVFKGLTAAQAAEMAAPELADYKPIFFSSDEWQFILAATDRLIPAGGNGKAPGALETNVPIFIDQQLHSPEFGDEIYMQGPFDVHAPATMGYQIPFTPQQLYHIGIKLVNQWTQSNYQKAFHELTLEEKDAVLTKVNKNDGIDFAALGEPNLKASQFFSQLLADTKHGYLADPMYGGNKGMKAWIAIGFPGARASFTEWVKQHNVPYPLGPVSIMGERA, from the coding sequence ATGCTTCTACAAAAACCGACCACCAGACGTAAATTTCTGCTTGGGTCGCTTTTGGCTTTGCCATTAAGTGACCTGGTATTTAAGGGATTAACTGCGGCCCAGGCTGCGGAAATGGCAGCACCGGAACTTGCCGACTATAAACCGATCTTTTTCAGCAGCGATGAGTGGCAATTTATTCTTGCCGCCACCGACCGCCTGATCCCTGCCGGCGGCAATGGCAAGGCTCCGGGTGCGCTGGAAACGAACGTACCGATCTTTATCGACCAGCAGCTGCACAGCCCTGAGTTCGGTGACGAAATCTACATGCAGGGTCCGTTTGACGTGCATGCGCCTGCCACCATGGGGTATCAGATTCCGTTTACGCCGCAACAGCTGTACCACATCGGCATCAAGCTGGTGAATCAGTGGACGCAGAGCAACTACCAGAAAGCGTTCCACGAGCTGACGCTGGAAGAGAAAGACGCGGTTCTCACTAAAGTGAACAAAAATGACGGTATCGACTTCGCCGCACTGGGCGAGCCGAACCTGAAAGCCTCCCAGTTCTTCAGCCAACTGCTTGCAGATACCAAACATGGCTACCTCGCTGATCCGATGTACGGCGGCAACAAAGGCATGAAAGCCTGGATTGCCATCGGCTTCCCTGGCGCACGCGCCAGCTTCACCGAGTGGGTTAAACAGCACAACGTACCGTACCCGCTTGGCCCGGTGAGCATCATGGGTGAGCGCGCGTAA
- a CDS encoding GMC family oxidoreductase, with protein MAQITKKEVDVVVCGLGWAGSLMSIELALAGLEVRALERGGERDYPEFAYPKPADEYAYNVRNKVFATPKEVAVTVRYNMDQTALPTRKWGAFAPGTGVGGAGMHWTAVLIRPTPTDIKLKTYVDQAYKPGILQEDMRVMDFPFTWEEIEPYYYKFELICGQSGNTGNLRGQILEGGDPFEGPRSEPYPLPALEDTLNNVMFKAAATKLGYHPFPNPSACVSRAWKNPYGNTIAPCNYCGYCSKYPCLNYSKASPQTAVMDALKRMPNFSYEVHAEVVKVVLHDDQKTAKGVIYYDVDGNEVFQPAKIVVLSSFQLYNVRLMLLSGIGKPYNPITEEGVVGRNYAFLSNGGATLFFKDKNFNSFATAGATGQMFNDISPGNFDGPGLGFLGGAKIHSSQATGTPIATSLPKGTPSWGMGYKEGLEQWYNHSMKISITTTCQSYRDIYLDLDPHYTDHRGLPLLRMTFNWKENELKLQQHLKGIVGNIAKELNPDSMSMSFLPMGADFDLTKYVSTHNVGGAVMGDNPKTSALNKYLQSWDVHNVFVPGGNAFPQNFQANPTDTIGAITLMAAQAIKEHYLKNPGPLVQA; from the coding sequence ATGGCACAGATTACTAAAAAAGAAGTCGACGTCGTTGTCTGCGGCCTCGGCTGGGCAGGCTCGTTAATGAGCATTGAGCTGGCGCTGGCTGGCTTAGAAGTCCGCGCGCTGGAGCGCGGCGGTGAGCGCGACTACCCCGAGTTCGCCTACCCGAAACCGGCGGATGAATACGCTTACAACGTGCGTAACAAGGTATTCGCCACGCCGAAAGAAGTGGCGGTTACCGTGCGCTACAACATGGACCAAACGGCGCTGCCGACCCGTAAATGGGGCGCGTTCGCACCGGGCACGGGCGTGGGCGGCGCGGGTATGCACTGGACGGCGGTACTGATTCGTCCGACCCCAACTGATATTAAACTGAAAACCTACGTCGATCAGGCTTACAAACCGGGCATTTTGCAGGAAGACATGCGCGTGATGGACTTCCCGTTCACCTGGGAAGAGATCGAGCCGTATTACTACAAGTTTGAGCTGATTTGCGGCCAGTCTGGTAACACCGGTAACCTGCGCGGCCAGATCCTCGAAGGTGGCGACCCGTTTGAAGGTCCGCGTTCGGAACCTTATCCGCTGCCAGCGCTGGAAGATACGCTGAACAACGTGATGTTTAAAGCCGCAGCGACGAAGCTGGGTTACCATCCGTTCCCGAACCCGTCTGCCTGCGTCTCTCGTGCGTGGAAAAACCCGTATGGCAACACCATCGCGCCTTGTAACTACTGCGGTTATTGCTCGAAATATCCGTGCCTGAACTACTCCAAAGCCTCTCCGCAAACGGCGGTGATGGATGCGCTGAAGCGGATGCCGAACTTCTCTTATGAAGTGCATGCAGAAGTGGTGAAAGTGGTGCTGCACGATGACCAGAAGACCGCCAAAGGGGTGATTTACTACGACGTAGACGGCAACGAAGTGTTCCAGCCGGCGAAGATCGTGGTGCTCTCCAGCTTCCAGCTGTACAACGTGCGTCTGATGCTGCTGTCCGGCATTGGTAAGCCGTACAACCCGATCACCGAAGAAGGTGTGGTCGGTCGTAACTATGCGTTCCTGTCGAACGGCGGCGCGACCCTGTTCTTTAAAGACAAGAACTTCAACTCGTTCGCCACCGCAGGCGCAACCGGGCAAATGTTTAACGACATCTCTCCGGGCAACTTCGATGGTCCGGGCCTCGGCTTCCTTGGCGGTGCCAAGATCCACAGTTCCCAGGCGACCGGTACGCCAATTGCCACCTCGCTGCCGAAAGGGACGCCGAGTTGGGGGATGGGCTACAAGGAAGGTCTGGAGCAGTGGTACAACCATTCGATGAAGATCAGCATCACTACGACCTGCCAGTCGTATCGTGATATCTATCTGGATCTCGACCCGCACTACACCGACCACCGTGGCCTGCCGTTGCTGCGTATGACCTTCAACTGGAAAGAGAACGAGTTGAAGCTGCAACAGCATCTGAAAGGCATCGTGGGTAACATCGCCAAAGAGTTGAACCCGGATAGCATGAGCATGAGCTTCCTGCCAATGGGCGCTGACTTTGACCTGACCAAATACGTCTCCACCCATAACGTGGGCGGCGCGGTGATGGGGGATAACCCGAAAACCTCCGCGCTGAACAAGTACCTGCAAAGCTGGGACGTGCATAACGTGTTTGTACCGGGCGGTAACGCCTTCCCGCAGAACTTCCAGGCGAACCCGACCGATACTATCGGCGCGATCACCCTGATGGCGGCGCAGGCAATCAAAGAACACTATCTGAAAAACCCCGGTCCACTGGTACAGGCATAA
- a CDS encoding cytochrome c codes for MKLKSLLIANAVLLGSIAAQAHAADDAQLIKKGEYLSRLGDCMACHSVAGKPDYAGGLAIESNLGTIYSTNITPDKEHGIGNYTEQQFSDAVRKGVLPDGSRLYPAMPYPDYAKISDEDMHALYVYFMQGVKPSAEQPPETKLSFPFSQRWGMRFWNWAFTSDKPFQPIGGASAEVNRGAYIVESLGHCGSCHTPRGLGMNEKALDSSDNQFLAGGSLNNWDVPSLRGLPRWSEQEIVDYLQTGRNDKAAVGGEMKSVIEHSSSHMTDADLKAIAAYLKFLGGNPPLQAYNVQAQQATEAKLTAGKNLSEGERLYLDNCGACHFVTGKGAPGVFPELDQATIVNAKDPTGLIHTILEGAQQPSTEKTASTLLMPGFANRLSDDEVAQLATFIRQGWSNNAPAVTKDQVADVRKSLK; via the coding sequence ATGAAATTAAAATCATTGTTAATCGCTAATGCCGTGCTGCTGGGAAGCATTGCGGCGCAGGCGCACGCGGCAGATGACGCACAACTGATCAAAAAGGGTGAATACCTGTCGCGTCTCGGCGACTGTATGGCCTGCCACTCGGTTGCGGGTAAGCCGGACTATGCCGGTGGCCTGGCGATTGAGTCCAATCTGGGCACCATCTACTCCACCAATATCACGCCGGATAAAGAACACGGTATCGGTAACTATACCGAGCAGCAGTTCTCCGACGCGGTGCGTAAAGGTGTGCTGCCTGATGGCTCTCGCCTCTACCCGGCTATGCCGTATCCGGATTACGCCAAAATCAGCGATGAAGACATGCACGCGCTGTATGTCTACTTTATGCAGGGCGTGAAACCGAGTGCCGAGCAGCCGCCGGAAACCAAACTCAGCTTCCCGTTCAGCCAGCGCTGGGGCATGCGTTTCTGGAACTGGGCGTTCACCTCTGACAAGCCGTTCCAACCGATTGGCGGGGCATCTGCAGAGGTCAACCGTGGTGCGTACATCGTGGAAAGCCTTGGTCACTGCGGTAGCTGCCATACGCCACGTGGCCTGGGTATGAACGAGAAGGCGCTCGACAGCAGCGACAATCAGTTCCTTGCTGGTGGTAGCCTGAACAATTGGGACGTGCCGTCTCTGCGCGGCCTGCCGCGCTGGAGCGAGCAGGAGATCGTCGATTACCTGCAAACCGGTCGTAACGATAAAGCGGCGGTGGGCGGTGAGATGAAGTCGGTGATTGAGCACAGTAGCTCGCACATGACCGATGCCGATCTGAAAGCGATTGCTGCCTACCTGAAGTTCCTCGGGGGCAACCCGCCGCTGCAGGCGTATAACGTCCAGGCGCAGCAGGCGACGGAAGCGAAACTGACCGCAGGGAAAAATCTGTCGGAAGGTGAGCGTCTGTACCTCGACAACTGTGGCGCATGCCACTTTGTCACCGGTAAAGGCGCGCCGGGTGTGTTCCCGGAACTGGATCAGGCCACGATCGTCAACGCCAAAGATCCAACCGGGCTGATCCACACCATTCTGGAAGGTGCACAGCAGCCATCGACTGAAAAAACAGCCTCAACCTTGTTGATGCCTGGTTTTGCCAACCGTCTGAGCGATGATGAAGTGGCGCAACTGGCGACCTTTATTCGCCAGGGTTGGAGCAACAACGCTCCGGCAGTCACGAAAGATCAGGTTGCTGATGTGCGTAAGTCATTAAAATAA